The Glycine soja cultivar W05 chromosome 3, ASM419377v2, whole genome shotgun sequence genome window below encodes:
- the LOC114406144 gene encoding probable pyridoxal 5'-phosphate synthase subunit PDX2, which produces MAVVGVLALQGSFNEHIAALRRLGVQGVEIRKPEQLNTISSLIIPGGESTTMAKLAEYHNLFPALREFVQMGKPVWGTCAGLIFLANKAIGQKTGGQYLVGGLDCTVHRNFFGSQIQSFEAELSVPELVSKEGGPETFCGIFIRAPAILEAGPEVQVLADYPVPSSRLLSSDSSIEDQTENAEKESKVIVAVRQGNILATAFHPELTADTRWHSYFVKMSNEIREEASSSSLVPAQVSSTSQYQQPRNDLPIYR; this is translated from the exons ATGGCCGTCGTTGGCGTCCTCGCGCTGCAAGGATCTTTCAACGAACACATAGCTG CTCTTAGAAGGTTAGGGGTGCAAGGCGTGGAGATTCGAAAGCCAGAGCAGCTTAACACAATTAGTTCCCTCATTATCCCTGGTGGAGAAAGCACCACCATGGCTAAGCTCGCCGAGTATCACAACCTG TTTCCTGCTTTGCGAGAGTTTGTACAAATGGGAAAGCCTGTTTGGGGAACCTGTGCAGGGCTTATATTCTTGGCAAATAAAGCTATAG GACAGAAGACTGGTGGTCAATATTTGGTTGGTGGACTTGATTGTACAGTGCATAGAAATTTCTTTGGCAGCCAG ATTCAAAGCTTTGAGGCAGAGCTTTCAGTGCCGGAGCTTGTCTCCAAGGAAGGAGGTCCTGAAACATTTTGTGGAATTTTTATTCGTGCCCCTGCAATTCTTGAAGCAGGGCCAGAAGTTCAAGTGCTGGCTGATTATCCTGTACCTTCTAGCAGATTGTTGAGTTCTGATTCCTCTATTGAAGACCAAACG GAGAATGCTGAGAAAGAAAGTAAAGTTATAGTTGCTGTGAGACAAGGGAACATATTAGCCACTGCTTTCCATCCTGAATTGACAGCCGATACTCGATG gCATAGTTATTTCgtaaaaatgtcaaatgaaattAGAGAAGAGGCCTCTTCGAGTAGCCTTGTTCCTGCACAAGTCAGTAGTACAAGTCAATATCAACAGCCCCGGAATGACCTTCCTATCTATCGATAG
- the LOC114406145 gene encoding high mobility group B protein 1-like isoform X1, producing the protein MKNAKGKGAARASKESLKPVDDRKVGKRKASGKPGRSSAPKKEKKAKKDPNKPKRPPSAFFVFLEEFRKTFKAENPNVKAVSVVGKAGGEKWKSLSSAEKAPYEAKAAKRKAEYEKLIKAYDKKQASSADDEESDKSKSEVNDEDDASGEEEEEDDEEEEDDEDDD; encoded by the exons ATGAAGAATGCAAAGGGCAAGGGAGCAGCAAGGGCCTCAAAAGAATCACTGAAGCCCGTTGATGACCG AAAGGTTGGAAAGCGGAAGGCTTCCGGTAAGCCTGGGAGAAGTAGTGCAccaaagaaggagaagaaggccAAGAAAGACCCCAACAAGCCTAAAAGACCACCCAGTGCTTTCTTTGTGTTCCT TGAGGAGTTCAGGAAGACCTTTAAGGCTGAGAATCCTAATGTGAAGGCTGTATCAGTT GTTGGGAAAGCTGGAGGAGAGAAATGGAAATCCTTGTCCAGTGCT GAGAAAGCTCCATATGAAGCCAAGGCTGCGAAAAGGAAAGCTGAGTATGAAAAACTTATCAAAGCTTATGATAAAAAGCAG GCAAGCTCCGCAGATGATGAAGAATCAGACAAGTCCAAATCTGAAGtgaatgatgaagatgatgcCAGTGGAGAG gaggaggaagaggatgATGAGGAGGAAGAGGACGATGAAGATGATGACTGA
- the LOC114406145 gene encoding high mobility group B protein 1-like isoform X2, producing MKNAKGKGAARASKESLKPVDDRKVGKRKASGKPGRSSAPKKEKKAKKDPNKPKRPPSAFFVFLEEFRKTFKAENPNVKAVSVVGKAGGEKWKSLSSAEKAPYEAKAAKRKAEYEKLIKAYDKKQASSADDEESDKSKSEVNDEDDASGELLTLLTHTFA from the exons ATGAAGAATGCAAAGGGCAAGGGAGCAGCAAGGGCCTCAAAAGAATCACTGAAGCCCGTTGATGACCG AAAGGTTGGAAAGCGGAAGGCTTCCGGTAAGCCTGGGAGAAGTAGTGCAccaaagaaggagaagaaggccAAGAAAGACCCCAACAAGCCTAAAAGACCACCCAGTGCTTTCTTTGTGTTCCT TGAGGAGTTCAGGAAGACCTTTAAGGCTGAGAATCCTAATGTGAAGGCTGTATCAGTT GTTGGGAAAGCTGGAGGAGAGAAATGGAAATCCTTGTCCAGTGCT GAGAAAGCTCCATATGAAGCCAAGGCTGCGAAAAGGAAAGCTGAGTATGAAAAACTTATCAAAGCTTATGATAAAAAGCAG GCAAGCTCCGCAGATGATGAAGAATCAGACAAGTCCAAATCTGAAGtgaatgatgaagatgatgcCAGTGGAGAG TTATTAACCCTTTTGactcataccttcgcatag